GCTAACCCTTGTAAAGGCTATCGGCGTGATTATGGGCGCGAATATTGGCACGACCGTAACGACATGGTTGGTATCGCTGGTTGGTTTTAAATTCAAAATTACTGCGATAGCCTTACCAATAGCAGGACTTTCTCTGCCTTTTCTTTTTGCAAAATCCCGCACACTGCGTGATACGGGTGAAATTATCATTGGATTTGCCCTTCTGTTTTTGGGTTTAATGTTTCTGAAAAATTCCGTTCCGGATATCCATAGCAATCCTGAAATTTTGCAATTTGTTCAAAATTACACTGACCTTGGTTTTCTATCCATCATTATTTTTATAGGAATCGGAACTTTTCTGACAATTATTATCCAATCTTCCAGTGCTGCAATGGCAATTACCGTAACACTCGCTTATATGGGATGGATAGATTTCCCGATGGCTGCTGCAATGACTTTGGGAGAAAACATTGGCACGACCGTAACTGCAAATATCGCTGCAATTGGAACAAATTTAAACGCGCGCCGAGCGGCTCGAGCACATTTTTTCTTCAATACTTTAGGAATAATCTGGATACTAATTATTTTTCCATATTTCATTAAATTTATCGAGGGGATTGCCCCTTGGGACTCCGCCGTTAAAGAAAATTTTCCCTTGAATCTTGCTCTTTTTCATTCGGTTTTTAATATTACAAACACATTGATTTTCCTTCCCTTTGTGCCATTGTTTGCAAAATTTATCGAAAAACTTTTCCCACAGAGAAAGCAAGACATTCTTCCGCAACAATACAAATTAAAATATATTTCTGCTAGTGTTCAAGATACTCCCGGGTTGAATATCCTCGAAGCAAAAAATGAAATTATTAAAATGGCCGACGTAACTCACAGAATGTTTACCAGATTTATAAAAGTTTTGACCAATCCCACAAAAGATATGAGTAAACTTGTGAAAATCATTAAGAATAAAGAAGATCTTACCGATCAAATGCAGGTGGAAATTTCCAAATATTTGGTTGATTGCAGTAAAGATGCCGTAAGCAGTGTAGCGAGGGAAAACATCAACGCAATGATGAGAATTGTACATGAATTGGAAAGTGTGGCAGATAGCTGTTATAGACTAATTCTGCTTATTCAAAAGAAATACAATAAAAAAATCATTTTTGCCGAAGTCGCTGTGAATGATGCTTTGGAATATTCAAATTTGATTCTAGAATTCATCAACTTTTATAAGGCGAATATAAATAATGTGGTTCATCTTGCAGAATTGAATCAAGCGTATGAGATGGAAAAAGAGATTGACCTATTTCGTAATAAGTTAAAGAAAAAATCGCGTAAGAGAATTCAGGAAGGTGGAGATGTGAATTCCGAATTGATGTATATTGATCTGCTTCGTTATTTTGAGCATATTGGTGATAATTCGCAAAATATTATTGAGGCTTTGGAGCATATTAAATAGTGTCCATCCGTAAAGTAGGGATTCGACGCAGATGAATGTGATAAACAACATCACGCTGAAAGAACCGATTTTCGCAAGATAAAATTTTTTTATAAAAAGTGTAATATCAGCGTTTATCTGCCGAATCAGTGCTTGCCTTGTGGAATGTTTTTGCATTTATATTCCACTTGTGGTTTTTCTGCGTCGAATCATTTTACCAAAAGATTTTGTATTAACATCCTGAGAACCGGAAAGAAACAGATATCGTAGATGAATTTATTGACTAACAAAATAATAATTAAAATAAAATGAATCCACTTAAAAAAAATCATTTTGCGAAAAATCCAAAAGAAGATCAATTAAAAATAATCATAATCGGCGGAGGTCCAGCTGGGATGATAGCAGCAGGTAGAGCAGCCGAATGCGGGGCAAAGGTTGTCCTGCTCGAAAAGAAAAACAAACTCGGGCTCAAACTTTCCCTTACCGGAAAAGGAAAATGCAACCTCACAAACACCGAACCAAAAATTGCTACTTTCATCGAAAATTACGGTAGGAACGGCAAATTTCTCATAAACGGATTCCACAAATATTTCAATTCGGATTTAATCAAACTGCTAAAAAAACTTGGTTTACAACTTACCGAACAATCGGGAGGACGCATTTATCCCAAATCTATGAATGCGTGGGATGTGGTGGATACATTGAAATTTTATCTGAAAAGAAATAATGTTGAAGTGCAGTTTGAACGTTCTGCAACAGAAATCTTGCATTATAAAAACAAAGTCGGTGGGGTAATTACCTCTGAGGGAGTAATTCTTGCCGACAAAGTTATCCTTGCTGCCGGCGGTGCTTCTTATCCACAAACAGGTTCAGACGGCGACGGATGTAAACTTGCCCGTAAAAGTGGGCATCATATTACCTCCATTTATCCGGCTCTCGTTCCCCTTTGTCTGAAAAATGTACCACCGAAAATTGTGGATCTGCTTTTAAAAAACGTTTCCGTGGCAATATTTTCCGATAAAAAAAAATTAGCCGAGGAATTCGGAGAGTTTTTTTTCACAGAATTCGGAGCGGATGGTTCTATCGCTCTTAAACTAAGCAGAAAATTGAAAACGGAAATAAATCGCAAAAATCTTATTTTAAAAATTGATTTGAAGCCGGCACTTTCCGAAGAGAAATTGCATAATCGAATTATCCGAGAAGCGGATCAACACGGAAAAGAAAAATTTGAATTTCTTCTTGCTCAATTGCTTCCCAGCCAACTAATTGCAGTCGTGGGAAATTTTGCCGGAATTAATCTTGAGAAGCGAATTGCAGAAATATCCAAAAATGAAAGACAAAAATTGGTGGAATGCCTGAAAGGTTTGGAATTTACTCTTTCCGGCACCAGACCTCTGAAAGAAGCAATCGTTACTTCCGGCGGTGTGGATTTGAAGCAGATTGATCCTCAAAACATGGAATCGAAAATCATTTCAGGATTGTTTTTTGCCGGCGAAGTTCTGGATATTGACGGTGATACAGGCGGTTACAATTTGCAGGCAGCATTCACAACCGGATATGTGGCTGGTGAAATGGCTGCCAAAAATATTTCTGATAATGAATAAGATGAACAAAAAAATATGAAACGCAAAAAAGTATGTATAACAGGTGCGAACGGATTTGTAGGAAGTAACCTCACCAAAACTCTTATCAAAATGGATTACGATGTTACCTGCATGGTTCGGAAAACATCCAATCTGGAATCCATCAAAAATCTACCCGTTAAATTCGCTTACATAGATTATGATTCGGTTTCATCAATTCGGCAAGCGTGTTTGGGAGCGGATTTTGTTTTTCATATTGCTGCAAAAGTTAAGGAAATATCAAAAGAGAAATATTTCATTGCAAATGTAGATCTGACAAAAAGAATAATTCGAGCAGTAAACGATCTGCCTTTAAAAAAATTCATCTTTCTCAGTTCCCAAGCCGCAGAAGGTCCGGCAGACAGCAAAAGTAACAAAACCGAAGCTGAATCCTGCAATCCAATTTCATATTATGGCAAAAGCAAACTCGCTGCCGAAAAAATTATCCAAAAATATGCAAAAATCCCTTGGACGATTATCCGTCCGGTTAGCGTTTTCGGACCGAATGATACAGATTTTTTTAATTATTTTAAATTTGTGGAAAAGCACATCGCTCCATACCCGGGCTTGCATGCAAAATGTATCAGCCTGATATTTATAGAAGATCTGGTCGAGCTCCTCATCGCAGCTGCAGAAAGTTCGGAAGCATCTAAACAAATATTTAATGCCGGTGATGGGCAAATTTACTCTCTCGATGATTTTATTGATTCTGTGAAAAATGCAGTAGGCAAGTTCGCTTTAACAATTCATATTCCTTTTTTGCTCATCCGTTTAATCGCTTTTTTAAATGAATTTAAAAAATGTTTTAGCAAAACTCAAGCGACTTTGAATCTTCAAAAAGTTAGGGAAATGAAAGAACAATATTGGCTGTGCAGTATTGAGAAAGCAAAAACCACATTACGTTTCGAGCCAAAATACTCGCTTGATCAGGCTGTAAAAAAAACGTATTTGTGGTATAAGGAGAACAAATGGTTATAATTAGTAAATTCAAGTTCAGCGTAATTTTTTTTATAATTCTCCTTTCTTTTTATGCCACAGTCATCGGCTTTTCTGCTGAAAGTGATTCTGTGCAAAAACCTGATTCGCTTGATAGTTCAGCAGAAATAATCCCTCCTGATTCGACAATTTTTATTGATTCCGTTTTCGTAGATTCCACTTTGATCGATTCCGCTATTTCGACTTCGCCCAATATAGAACTTTTTGACTCTTTGCAAACTTCTATTGTTTCGGACAGCACAGATAGTTTGAAAATTTCGGTTATTCCCCTCCGAGAGGTGCAGGAAAAAGTGCGATCTCTCGAGAATTCTTTTTACACAATTGAAAACAAAACCTTTCGCACGAATTCCTATTTTAGCAGAGGTAACAGATTTTACACGCTTCCCTATCAGAATGACAATTACTCTATCTATAATTTGAAATTGAACAATTTTTATCTTCATAATGCGGATTTACTGGATTTGCTTAATTATTATAATTTGCGAGAAAGTAGGGACACAGAAGAATTTTATCCTATTGAGACAGAATTCCTGGCAACTTTATCAGCATTACATTTCTCCAAAGGTTCTTACAATTTTGAAGAAAAATATGTGAATTTTCATAAAAATAAATTTGCGAATTTGTTCGATCTAAATTTTTTTATGCATAGCGGCAAAGAGCAAACTCCAGCGAATGATCGGTATTTTTTTGACGCCCTTGTTATTCAAATTCAAAAAAAATTTGCAGAATATAAAATCTCATACAATTTTCTAAAACAATTCTCCAACAATAATGTTTTTCCTGCCTCCGAATTTCCTCCTCTAAAAAATGATACTTATACAAATATTTTCGCAACCTCCCTCTTGGATAGCATCCTTACAATTTCTTATATGAATCAAATAGGTAAAAATATTTTGCAAGAACCAGATTCTACGATTAGTAATGAATTTGATTATCAACGCAATCAAATTGCAATCGGTTTTTTCTTGCCTATCCCGAATTACGAGACAGATATTTTGCTTAGAGCGGATAATAATGTTTATGAAAATCAAAGCACGATTACAGATTATTATGGACTTTTTAAGATAAATTCTCCCGGATTTTTCAGCAATTTTTACAAAATGACCATTTATAATGAAGTCCATCATAAAACCCGACCGGACACAACATATATTAATCCGAAGCTCGTTTTTGAAATCCTAATAAACGAAAATTTTTCCTCAAACCTTTCTGTGGGTACGAGAAAAGAAAATATTCAGTATTTGTCCGCACCCGGAAAAATTGATTTACATTTAAGGGAAAACATATTTTTAGATTGTCAGTTTGAATTTTCCAACCATAATATCAATCTTGAACTTACCTCTTATATTAATGAAATCCGTAATGATATGCAATATCATGCATCTTTTGAAATTTCAGAAAAATATACAATTTATGGTGTGAACTTAGCTGGGGAAGTTGATTTTAGTTATCTCACTTTACAAAATAAAATCAAATGTTCTTGCGATTTACAAAAAAAACCGGACGAATTCGTTCTCCGTCCTGATATTCGCGGAAAGCTGTTTTGGAATATCCAAAAATCGCTCGGTTATCACAATTTTGCTTTTGTAAAAACTCAAACAAGCCTAATGCAGAATTATCGAAACTCAAATTTTTATGAAGAACCTATCCAAGTTTTTTTTGATTTTGAATTCGGCTTCAAAATAAATGAGTTCACCATTTCTGCGGTTTTCAAAAACATGACAAATCAGCCCTATTTTATGAGTCCGGAGATGCCAATAAATGGAATCAGTTCAAGTTTTAAAGTCCATTGGAATTTTATAAATTGATGGAAAATGGAGGACAAAAAACGGCATGCGAATACAATTCGTTTACCCCGTTGGATAAATATCCTACGGGGTTTACGAAAGCCGGGAGAACCGGAAGCAGTTCATCCGCCTGTTGGCGGATGAAGAACTCAATATAGATTATGGAAATCTGTCTGTGTCAAAAATTATTATTTAGAGTGCATCCGTAAAGTAGNNNNNNNNNNNNNNNNNNNNNNNNNNNNNNNNNNNNNNNNNNNNNNNNNNNNNNNNNNNNNNNNNNNNNNNNNNNNNNNNNNNNNNNNNNNNNNNNNNNNCACTATTTAATCTCGTAGCATAGTTGGTGTAGTGGCTAAATCCGTAACTCACGTAATAGCCGTGCGAATTTTGTAAAATGCGAAATATAGGTTAATGGGTAATCTGTCTAATTTTCTAGTGGTAAAAATTGACAAAGAAAATGACAACAAAATAAATCAAGAAAATTATGTTAACCAAACACTTCCCGCCTGAATTTGTATAAGGCTTTGAAATACTTTGTAAAGGCGTAGCAGTGTCCAATAAAACAAAGGAAAATATTATGAAAATTAAAGATCGAAAAGAATTATTCAACGAAATCGTCAAATCTTATAAGGAAGTTTTTAATGACCATATTTTATCCGTTTCTATTTATGGTAGTGCAATAACGGATGATTTTAATTCGCAGACATCAAATATAAATGCTGCCATAATCCTGAAAGATTTGAAATTGAAAAATCTTATTCCGGCAAAGAATGTGGTGGCAAAATTAAATAAAAAACGAGTTGCCTCTCCTTTATTTCTGTCAAAAGAATATATTGATAGTTCACTTGATACATTTCCCATTGAGTTTTTGGATATAAAGTCAAACCACAAAACTATCCTCGGGGAAGATTATTTTGAAAAATTGACTATCCAAAATGAATATTTGCGTTTACAAGCGGAGCGTGAACTGAAAGGCAAATTACTTATTCTAAGGTTGGCATTTATCGAAAATATCGGCAACAGAAATTTAATTGCAAACATTGTAAAAAACTCGGTTTCCAGCATCATCCCTGTTTTAAAAGCAATTCTTGTTTTAAAAGATGAACAAATTCCCACTAGAAAAATTGATTTAATTGACCAGAGCGAAACATTATTATTAACTGATTTAACAAGAATTTACCAAGCACTTTCTTATAAAACTAAAAAATTTGATTTGAAAGGGGATAATATGGTTGAGTTCTTTGAGGAATATATTAATACAATTGATAATCTTTCCGAAATAGTAGATAAATTCAATAATTAGAGTCTGCCCGTAAAGGGAAATATTGAGTTGATTTCCGTTTTTTTGAACTTGACTCAAGTTTTCGTAACTCACAAACATAACGTAAACTAACTTAATAGATAACTTTTTTAATTCGTCACGGAGTGGTCCGTGACGTCTCGAAAAGGCTACTTTACGGATTGAGGTTTACAACAATTCGTAAGTTGCTTTGAAATTACTCGAATACAGCGCTTCTATCTCACCAAAAGCATCTTCCTTGTTTGGAAAGAATTGTCGGTTTCCAATTTATACAGATAAATTCCGCTACTTACCATTTTACCAAATTTGTTTTTCCCATCCCAAATAGTATAATTATTCTTTAGTTTTGTTCCATTATCATCATTTTGGATAGTGCATTCCTTCACGAGCTGTCCCTTCAAATTGAATATTTTTAGAGAGACGTTGTTCAAATCCTGCTTAAGATTAAATTCGATTTTGGTTGTCGAGGAAAACGGATTGGGGAAATTTTGGTGCAGTACGGTTACAGGGTGATTATATTGCCCACCAACACCAGATTCTTCGCCAAAATCTGTGAGCAAATGCTCGAAATATTCCGTTACATCTTCCCCGTTCATGAAATAAAGAGGAAAGCCGAGAACCGCAGTATTTTTGTCATCCATATCATTCACAACCCCAACGGGAATATCCGCGTGAGCTCCT
This genomic window from Candidatus Cloacimonadota bacterium contains:
- a CDS encoding Na/Pi cotransporter family protein translates to MIIRLLQIFGSLGVFLYGMRVMSDGLQKVAGERLQKILHYMTKNRVIAVITGIIITAFIQSSSATTVMLVSFVNAGLLTLVKAIGVIMGANIGTTVTTWLVSLVGFKFKITAIALPIAGLSLPFLFAKSRTLRDTGEIIIGFALLFLGLMFLKNSVPDIHSNPEILQFVQNYTDLGFLSIIIFIGIGTFLTIIIQSSSAAMAITVTLAYMGWIDFPMAAAMTLGENIGTTVTANIAAIGTNLNARRAARAHFFFNTLGIIWILIIFPYFIKFIEGIAPWDSAVKENFPLNLALFHSVFNITNTLIFLPFVPLFAKFIEKLFPQRKQDILPQQYKLKYISASVQDTPGLNILEAKNEIIKMADVTHRMFTRFIKVLTNPTKDMSKLVKIIKNKEDLTDQMQVEISKYLVDCSKDAVSSVARENINAMMRIVHELESVADSCYRLILLIQKKYNKKIIFAEVAVNDALEYSNLILEFINFYKANINNVVHLAELNQAYEMEKEIDLFRNKLKKKSRKRIQEGGDVNSELMYIDLLRYFEHIGDNSQNIIEALEHIK
- a CDS encoding NAD(P)-dependent oxidoreductase, yielding MKRKKVCITGANGFVGSNLTKTLIKMDYDVTCMVRKTSNLESIKNLPVKFAYIDYDSVSSIRQACLGADFVFHIAAKVKEISKEKYFIANVDLTKRIIRAVNDLPLKKFIFLSSQAAEGPADSKSNKTEAESCNPISYYGKSKLAAEKIIQKYAKIPWTIIRPVSVFGPNDTDFFNYFKFVEKHIAPYPGLHAKCISLIFIEDLVELLIAAAESSEASKQIFNAGDGQIYSLDDFIDSVKNAVGKFALTIHIPFLLIRLIAFLNEFKKCFSKTQATLNLQKVREMKEQYWLCSIEKAKTTLRFEPKYSLDQAVKKTYLWYKENKWL
- a CDS encoding aminoacetone oxidase family FAD-binding enzyme, yielding MNPLKKNHFAKNPKEDQLKIIIIGGGPAGMIAAGRAAECGAKVVLLEKKNKLGLKLSLTGKGKCNLTNTEPKIATFIENYGRNGKFLINGFHKYFNSDLIKLLKKLGLQLTEQSGGRIYPKSMNAWDVVDTLKFYLKRNNVEVQFERSATEILHYKNKVGGVITSEGVILADKVILAAGGASYPQTGSDGDGCKLARKSGHHITSIYPALVPLCLKNVPPKIVDLLLKNVSVAIFSDKKKLAEEFGEFFFTEFGADGSIALKLSRKLKTEINRKNLILKIDLKPALSEEKLHNRIIREADQHGKEKFEFLLAQLLPSQLIAVVGNFAGINLEKRIAEISKNERQKLVECLKGLEFTLSGTRPLKEAIVTSGGVDLKQIDPQNMESKIISGLFFAGEVLDIDGDTGGYNLQAAFTTGYVAGEMAAKNISDNE